Proteins encoded within one genomic window of Bacillota bacterium:
- a CDS encoding argininosuccinate synthase: protein MKKVVLAYSGGLDTSIIIPWLKEKYGYEVIAMAADLGQGEELEPLEEKAVNSGAQKIYIEDVRREFVEEYIFPTLKAGAVYEGKYLLGTSMARPLIAKKLVEIAAKEGAEAIAHGATGKGNDQVRFELGVKALAPELKIVAPWREWDIRSRDDAIDYAQERGIPVPVTKDRPYSMDRNLWHLSHEGGDLEDPGKEPPEDVLLLTVSPEKAPDVPTYVELSFEQGVPRRLNGEEIDPVTLLEKLNALGGANGVGVVDMVENRLVGMKSRGVYETPGGTILYLAHRELELLTLDRNTLHFKEQLSTRYAELVYDGVWFSPLREAMDAFVDKTQRTVTGTVRMKLYKGNCTPAGVTSPYSLYDEELATFNEDEVYSQADAEGFINLFGLPLKVQAIMEKKTGLK from the coding sequence GTGAAAAAAGTGGTATTGGCCTATTCCGGAGGCCTGGATACATCCATCATCATACCCTGGTTAAAGGAAAAATACGGCTATGAGGTTATTGCCATGGCCGCGGACCTGGGCCAGGGGGAGGAACTGGAGCCCCTGGAGGAAAAGGCCGTAAACAGCGGCGCGCAAAAGATATATATAGAAGATGTGCGCCGCGAATTCGTGGAAGAATACATATTCCCCACCTTAAAGGCCGGGGCTGTTTACGAGGGTAAGTACCTTTTAGGCACTTCCATGGCCAGACCCTTAATTGCCAAGAAGTTGGTTGAAATAGCTGCCAAGGAAGGTGCAGAGGCCATAGCCCACGGTGCCACCGGCAAGGGTAATGACCAGGTACGCTTTGAGCTGGGTGTGAAAGCCCTGGCGCCGGAACTGAAAATTGTTGCTCCCTGGCGGGAGTGGGATATTCGCTCCAGGGATGATGCCATAGATTATGCCCAGGAAAGGGGCATCCCGGTACCGGTAACCAAGGACCGTCCTTACAGCATGGATCGCAACCTGTGGCACCTAAGCCACGAGGGCGGGGACCTGGAAGATCCCGGCAAGGAGCCGCCGGAGGATGTGTTGCTACTGACGGTTTCCCCGGAAAAGGCACCTGATGTACCCACCTATGTAGAACTGTCCTTCGAACAGGGAGTCCCCCGCCGCCTTAACGGCGAGGAAATAGACCCTGTGACGCTACTGGAAAAATTGAACGCTCTTGGCGGGGCCAACGGCGTGGGCGTAGTGGATATGGTGGAAAATCGCCTGGTGGGCATGAAATCCAGGGGCGTATATGAAACTCCCGGCGGCACCATACTGTATCTTGCTCACCGGGAACTGGAACTCTTGACCCTGGACCGTAATACACTGCACTTTAAAGAACAGCTGTCCACCCGTTATGCAGAGCTGGTATATGACGGTGTATGGTTCTCGCCCCTGCGCGAGGCCATGGACGCCTTCGTGGATAAAACCCAGCGCACTGTTACCGGCACGGTACGCATGAAGCTCTACAAGGGCAACTGCACACCCGCCGGGGTGACATCGCCATATTCCCTGTACGACGAAGAGCTGGCCACCTTTAACGAAGATGAGGTCTACAGCCAGGCCGATGCCGAAGGATTTATCAATCTTTTCGGGCTGCCCTTAAAAGTGCAGGCGATAATGGAAAAGAAAACCGGACTGAAGTAG
- the argF gene encoding ornithine carbamoyltransferase: MPLLQGNLKGRDLLSLKDYTPEEINQILNLADELKSSHKEGNQSSLLQGKTLGMIFQKPSTRTRVSFEVAMFQLGGHGLHLSAADLQLGRGETISDTGKVLSRYLDGLMIRTFAQKDVEELAQSADIPVINGLTDLLHPCQILADLQTVREHKGELKGLKLTYLGDGNNVCHSLLYGCAKMGMHISVASPQNYLPAPHIVEDASSMASETGGSVAILLSPLEAVQDADVVVTDVWASMGQEAEQKERLQTFAPYQVNTDLIKRAKPDYIFMHCLPAHRGEEVSAEIIDGPHAVVLDEAENRLHAQKAVLALLMGH, from the coding sequence ATGCCGTTATTACAAGGCAATTTAAAAGGACGGGATTTACTGTCCCTGAAAGATTATACTCCGGAAGAAATAAATCAGATATTAAATTTGGCGGATGAACTAAAATCATCCCACAAGGAAGGCAATCAATCATCGCTGCTGCAGGGAAAAACATTGGGTATGATTTTCCAGAAACCATCAACACGTACCCGGGTGAGCTTTGAAGTAGCCATGTTTCAATTGGGGGGGCACGGGCTTCATCTCAGTGCCGCTGACCTGCAGTTAGGACGCGGGGAAACCATTTCTGATACCGGCAAGGTTTTAAGCCGCTATCTGGACGGTCTCATGATTCGCACCTTTGCCCAGAAGGATGTGGAAGAACTGGCGCAAAGTGCTGACATCCCGGTTATCAATGGTCTTACTGACCTTTTGCACCCGTGCCAAATTTTGGCTGACCTGCAGACAGTGCGGGAGCATAAGGGAGAATTAAAGGGACTGAAACTTACCTACCTGGGAGACGGTAATAACGTCTGTCATTCTTTGTTATACGGCTGTGCCAAAATGGGTATGCATATCAGCGTTGCTTCGCCGCAAAATTACCTGCCGGCACCGCACATAGTGGAAGATGCAAGCAGTATGGCATCTGAAACCGGTGGCAGCGTGGCCATATTGTTGAGTCCGCTGGAGGCCGTGCAGGATGCAGACGTGGTGGTAACCGATGTCTGGGCCAGTATGGGGCAGGAAGCTGAACAAAAGGAGCGTCTTCAAACCTTTGCCCCTTACCAGGTAAACACTGACCTGATCAAACGGGCCAAACCTGATTATATCTTTATGCACTGCCTGCCGGCCCACCGGGGCGAGGAAGTTTCAGCGGAAATAATTGACGGGCCTCATGCCGTGGTTTTGGATGAGGCAGAAAACCGGCTGCATGCACAAAAAGCAGTTCTGGCACTGTTAATGGGCCATTAA
- a CDS encoding acetylornithine transaminase, translating into MSTQEIMELTEKYIMKTYGRLPLALVKGQGSRVWDAEGNEYLDFVGGLAVDSLGHCHPAVVDAVTEQARTLMHVSNLYHIEPQAHLARLLVENSCCGKAFFCNSGAEANEAAIKLARKYAKFKRGQDKFEIITALKSFHGRTLATITATGQAKFQQGFEPLPEGFKYVPFNDLAALEEAIGPHTCAVMLEPVQGEGGVNAAHQSYLEGVKEICDQKGLLLIFDEVQCGLGRTGKLFAYQQYGVEPHIITLAKALGGGFPIGAMLAQDEVAQAFQPGDHASTFGGNPLACAAGVAVMETMLEEGFMAKVNAAGLYFKKWLDVLAGKYNFVKEVRGMGFLLGMELTIEGTGIVSKCQEKGLLINCVNGNTLRFIPPLNVERAQIDRAVEILDGVLSKE; encoded by the coding sequence GTGAGTACCCAAGAAATAATGGAATTAACGGAAAAATATATAATGAAAACATACGGCCGCCTGCCGCTGGCCCTGGTAAAAGGGCAAGGTTCGCGGGTGTGGGATGCCGAGGGTAATGAATACCTGGATTTTGTGGGGGGCCTGGCGGTAGATTCTCTGGGGCACTGCCATCCTGCCGTGGTGGATGCTGTCACTGAGCAGGCGCGTACCCTGATGCATGTAAGTAACCTTTATCATATTGAACCCCAAGCTCACCTGGCACGCCTTTTAGTGGAAAACTCTTGCTGTGGCAAGGCCTTTTTCTGTAACAGCGGTGCCGAGGCCAATGAGGCGGCCATCAAGCTGGCGCGCAAATATGCCAAGTTTAAAAGGGGTCAGGATAAGTTCGAAATAATAACCGCGCTTAAGTCATTCCACGGTCGTACCCTGGCTACCATTACAGCTACGGGGCAGGCAAAATTCCAACAGGGGTTTGAACCACTGCCCGAGGGATTTAAATATGTGCCCTTCAATGACCTGGCCGCGCTGGAAGAGGCTATAGGTCCCCATACCTGTGCCGTAATGCTGGAGCCTGTGCAGGGAGAGGGCGGAGTAAATGCAGCTCATCAATCCTACCTGGAAGGTGTAAAAGAAATATGTGACCAAAAGGGGCTGCTGCTCATTTTTGATGAGGTGCAGTGCGGGCTGGGCCGTACCGGTAAGTTATTCGCCTACCAACAATATGGCGTGGAGCCGCACATTATTACCCTGGCCAAGGCTTTGGGTGGAGGCTTTCCCATTGGTGCTATGCTAGCCCAAGATGAAGTGGCCCAAGCATTTCAGCCCGGGGATCACGCATCCACCTTCGGGGGCAATCCACTGGCCTGTGCTGCCGGTGTGGCAGTGATGGAGACCATGCTGGAAGAAGGATTCATGGCCAAGGTAAATGCTGCCGGCCTTTACTTTAAGAAATGGCTTGATGTGCTAGCCGGTAAGTACAATTTCGTCAAAGAAGTAAGGGGAATGGGCTTCCTGCTGGGGATGGAGTTGACCATTGAGGGCACGGGCATTGTTTCTAAATGCCAGGAAAAGGGTTTGCTCATTAATTGTGTAAACGGTAACACCTTGCGCTTTATCCCCCCCCTCAACGTAGAACGTGCCCAAATAGACCGCGCGGTGGAAATACTGGACGGCGTTTTGAGTAAAGAATAA